In the Brucella anthropi ATCC 49188 genome, one interval contains:
- a CDS encoding 3'-5' exonuclease, translating to MTFDTETNGLFNFKLPADAEGQPRLAHLAMIWADEDGNEIKRKDYYIRPDGWTMPQGPGSAGAVNGLTDEFLMENGGHIDAVLHAYTREIERGLIAVAFNAQYDLKIMRGELRRAGMPDLFEKTLNICVMRPMTGLCQLPKRNGFGFKFPKLSEALEYFGHSLEGAHQAINDAEGALIVMRELMRIGRLPEPAVHYAKNRPDEAAA from the coding sequence TTGACGTTCGACACTGAAACGAACGGCCTTTTCAACTTCAAGCTTCCGGCGGACGCCGAAGGTCAGCCGCGCCTTGCGCACCTTGCTATGATTTGGGCCGACGAAGACGGCAACGAAATCAAGCGCAAGGATTATTATATCCGGCCCGATGGCTGGACCATGCCGCAGGGGCCGGGATCAGCAGGCGCGGTCAATGGTTTGACTGACGAATTCCTTATGGAAAACGGCGGTCATATCGATGCGGTTCTTCACGCCTACACTCGTGAAATTGAGCGCGGCTTGATCGCGGTAGCCTTCAACGCACAATACGACCTCAAGATCATGCGCGGCGAATTGCGCCGCGCCGGTATGCCTGACCTCTTCGAAAAGACGCTGAATATTTGCGTCATGCGTCCGATGACCGGCCTTTGCCAACTGCCTAAGCGGAACGGTTTTGGCTTCAAGTTTCCGAAGCTCTCCGAAGCCCTGGAATATTTCGGACATTCGCTGGAAGGCGCTCACCAAGCGATCAATGACGCCGAAGGCGCTCTTATCGTCATGCGGGAATTGATGCGTATCGGTCGCCTACCCGAACCGGCGGTTCACTACGCGAAGAACCGGCCCGACGAAGCCGCCGCTTAA
- a CDS encoding J domain-containing protein, translating into MVEVAAYPLNWPETMPRAKNREKGQFRTTLSAALKNVETALSAFGRDSGRAIADLVISSNVTLGVSRPADPGVAIWFRWDGEMRCIAVDRYQTVEANLQAIFHVLDARRTELRHGTLALVRATFQGFKALPSPGKREWRAVFSFAPGKNPPEDEIEARYRARAKQFHPDAPGGSHEAMAELNRAREEALAEIRGE; encoded by the coding sequence ATGGTTGAAGTCGCTGCTTATCCGCTCAACTGGCCGGAAACGATGCCGCGCGCAAAAAACCGCGAAAAAGGCCAGTTTCGTACAACACTATCGGCGGCGCTCAAAAATGTAGAGACGGCCTTGAGCGCCTTCGGTCGCGACAGTGGTAGGGCGATAGCCGATCTTGTCATTTCGTCCAATGTTACGCTTGGCGTAAGCAGACCCGCCGATCCGGGTGTCGCAATCTGGTTTCGTTGGGATGGGGAAATGCGCTGCATTGCAGTGGACCGTTACCAGACGGTCGAAGCCAATTTGCAAGCTATTTTCCACGTCCTTGACGCACGCCGAACCGAGCTTAGGCACGGCACGCTTGCGCTCGTTCGCGCGACTTTCCAAGGCTTCAAGGCCCTTCCGTCGCCGGGAAAGAGAGAATGGCGCGCCGTATTCAGCTTCGCGCCGGGGAAGAACCCGCCGGAGGACGAAATAGAAGCGCGTTATCGTGCGCGCGCAAAGCAATTCCATCCTGACGCGCCGGGCGGATCGCATGAGGCTATGGCCGAACTCAATCGAGCGCGTGAAGAAGCCCTTGCGGAAATTCGGGGTGAATAA
- a CDS encoding SLOG family protein gives MNKGVWIVCGGRSYFNEARVYQILDAARERLGLVFVVEGGATGADALARQWRGAKFVDGETFPAHWTDLSHPDAVIRERSDGTKYDALAGARRNQKMLEEAQPEGVIAFRGGPGTHDMIKRAEKAGLRVIRIDWE, from the coding sequence ATGAATAAAGGTGTCTGGATTGTTTGCGGCGGCAGAAGTTATTTCAACGAAGCGCGCGTCTATCAAATCCTTGATGCGGCCCGCGAGCGGCTTGGCTTGGTCTTTGTCGTTGAAGGTGGCGCAACAGGCGCGGACGCCCTTGCGCGTCAATGGCGCGGGGCAAAGTTCGTAGACGGCGAAACGTTTCCCGCGCATTGGACCGACTTGTCGCATCCTGACGCGGTAATCCGCGAACGGTCAGACGGCACGAAATATGACGCGCTCGCCGGAGCGCGCAGAAACCAGAAGATGCTTGAAGAGGCGCAACCCGAAGGCGTCATCGCCTTTCGGGGCGGGCCGGGAACGCACGATATGATTAAGCGCGCAGAGAAGGCGGGCTTGCGCGTAATTCGGATCGATTGGGAATAG